In Psychrilyobacter piezotolerans, the following proteins share a genomic window:
- a CDS encoding tetratricopeptide repeat protein — translation MLKILINRLIKNNYSGEKVKSKEEKGLLKSYDKAIKSNPDNPNSYFNRGNLKFKLGDYLGAMKDYNTAIKLNPEYLQAYHSRAIIKERLDYYNGAIADYNFILKIDSLDPLAHKNKNIIQQRF, via the coding sequence ATGCTTAAAATTCTAATCAACAGACTTATTAAAAATAATTATTCAGGTGAAAAAGTAAAATCAAAAGAGGAAAAAGGGTTGCTGAAAAGTTATGATAAAGCTATTAAATCCAATCCAGATAATCCAAATAGTTATTTTAACAGAGGCAATTTAAAGTTTAAATTAGGAGATTACCTAGGTGCAATGAAAGATTATAATACAGCTATAAAGCTAAACCCTGAATATTTGCAGGCGTATCACAGCAGGGCAATAATAAAAGAGAGGTTAGATTATTACAATGGAGCTATCGCGGACTATAACTTTATTTTAAAAATAGATTCATTGGACCCGTTAGCACATAAAAACAAAAATATTATCCAGCAAAGGTTTTAG
- a CDS encoding D-alanine--D-alanine ligase: MKIAVFMGGTSTEREVSLKTGSAVLNSLIRQGYDAYGVDLTSENLVASFIENEYDLAFLSLHGGCGEDGRIQGLLDLLGKKYTGSKAAPSAVAMDKIITKRIADSLGIRIPKTYPNKEEIDKFPVVIKPSKEGSSMGLYICKNMEDAEVALENLSDRSVIIEEYIKGIELTAGILNGETLGVLKVIPHGGIYDYESKYAGGKTDYEYPAKVSKEIYENAMRNAKLIHDELKLSGASRSDFILSDDKIYFLEVNTCPGMTETSLLPKLASLKNYTFDDVVKKIISS, encoded by the coding sequence ATGAAAATTGCAGTTTTTATGGGGGGAACATCAACTGAGAGGGAAGTATCACTAAAAACAGGGAGTGCAGTATTAAACAGCTTAATAAGACAGGGATACGATGCATATGGAGTGGATTTAACAAGTGAAAACCTGGTCGCATCATTCATTGAAAATGAATATGATCTGGCATTTTTATCTCTACATGGGGGGTGTGGAGAGGACGGAAGGATTCAAGGCTTACTTGATCTTTTAGGAAAAAAATATACAGGGTCTAAAGCAGCTCCAAGTGCAGTTGCAATGGATAAAATTATAACTAAAAGGATAGCAGATAGTTTGGGAATAAGAATCCCCAAGACCTATCCAAACAAAGAGGAGATAGATAAGTTTCCGGTAGTGATAAAACCGTCAAAAGAAGGATCCAGTATGGGGCTTTATATTTGTAAAAATATGGAAGATGCAGAAGTTGCTTTGGAAAACCTATCAGATAGAAGTGTGATAATAGAAGAGTATATAAAGGGAATAGAACTGACTGCAGGAATTTTAAATGGAGAAACTCTTGGAGTGTTGAAGGTAATTCCCCATGGTGGAATATATGACTATGAGTCAAAATATGCAGGAGGAAAGACCGATTACGAGTACCCTGCAAAGGTATCGAAAGAAATCTATGAAAATGCCATGAGGAATGCTAAGCTTATTCACGATGAACTTAAATTAAGCGGTGCTTCTAGAAGTGACTTTATATTATCAGATGACAAAATCTATTTTTTAGAGGTTAATACCTGTCCTGGAATGACAGAGACAAGCCTTCTTCCTAAACTTGCAAGCCTTAAGAACTATACATTTGATGATGTGGTAAAAAAAATTATCTCATCGTAG
- a CDS encoding GGDEF domain-containing protein, protein MIKMKLNFNKSKILIKYMADKTNMPIVTLTKDLRIDQYNKAFEKLIDNPGNITNSLFEKNVGRINISSQSVTDRGLNIKEISCTYNSKSGSVTYLQGSLIKKEEDTVIIFKNYLISESEIVSEISQINIEMSNLTRELTKKNFELKLANEKITQLLNTDFLTGIANRKFFFERLKELISLKKRNNYFNIGIIFMDIDFFKNFNDTYGHDVGDLVLIKFSQMLKDNTRKEDIVARMGGEEFCIIVQCREENYLFDISEKLRKKCENIVLEGIDNKITASFGATFYKEWEDADIVMKRADSNMYKAKTNGRNQTVFK, encoded by the coding sequence ATGATAAAAATGAAGTTAAATTTTAATAAAAGTAAAATTTTAATAAAATACATGGCTGATAAAACAAATATGCCCATTGTTACCTTAACGAAAGATTTAAGAATAGATCAATACAATAAGGCTTTTGAAAAACTAATAGATAATCCCGGTAATATAACCAACAGCTTATTTGAAAAAAATGTTGGAAGAATTAATATCTCTTCTCAGTCAGTAACAGATAGAGGTTTAAATATTAAAGAAATAAGCTGCACCTATAATTCAAAATCAGGTTCTGTAACTTATTTACAGGGTTCTTTAATAAAAAAAGAAGAGGACACAGTTATAATATTTAAAAATTATCTGATTAGTGAATCTGAAATAGTGAGTGAAATTTCTCAAATAAATATTGAAATGTCAAATCTCACAAGGGAATTGACAAAGAAAAATTTTGAGTTAAAATTAGCTAATGAAAAAATCACTCAATTACTAAATACTGATTTTCTTACTGGAATTGCTAATCGTAAATTTTTCTTTGAACGTTTGAAAGAATTAATATCTCTAAAAAAAAGAAATAATTATTTTAATATAGGGATAATTTTTATGGATATAGATTTCTTTAAAAATTTTAATGACACCTATGGACATGACGTAGGAGATTTAGTTTTAATTAAATTTTCCCAAATGCTTAAAGATAATACTAGAAAAGAAGATATAGTTGCAAGAATGGGTGGAGAAGAATTCTGCATTATTGTGCAATGTAGGGAAGAAAACTATTTATTCGATATTTCTGAAAAACTCAGAAAAAAATGTGAAAATATAGTGTTAGAGGGGATAGATAATAAAATTACTGCAAGTTTTGGAGCAACTTTTTATAAAGAGTGGGAAGATGCAGATATCGTAATGAAAAGAGCTGACAGCAATATGTATAAGGCAAAAACTAATGGTAGAAATCAAACTGTATTCAAATAA
- a CDS encoding cobalamin B12-binding domain-containing protein, with the protein MNKLYPSPKGDIVSYASAKEYEKNIPVMVESVNSIMTNLNSIENLIGGNPLSVMHENHIHHAKFMTNIFKLNDYELLRNTLKWVLSSYRSRGFKSKYFHKEIETWIKVINENLDSNTSSEIIKIYEWLKSTLDHVEEEISDKTNEIEYPFDSDWEKNKNKFFNLLINGNSSEALSFSKSIVHDKESLEDFYTKIITYSMYEVGLLWEKGLISVAQEHLATSIVMRIMSFLYMNFILVENIKGKAIVTASSNEYHEVGARIISDILELDGWNVIYLGANVPNEELIKIIHEEKPDFISISVAMAFNMSGVKDLISQIRSDSNLDNMKILLGGYAFTFGREAQNKIEADKIALSSCETVETARLWWDDKNEVKF; encoded by the coding sequence ATGAATAAATTGTATCCGTCTCCCAAGGGAGACATTGTTTCTTATGCTTCTGCTAAGGAATATGAAAAAAATATCCCTGTAATGGTTGAATCTGTAAATTCTATTATGACTAATTTGAATTCTATTGAAAATTTAATAGGTGGTAACCCCTTGTCTGTTATGCATGAAAATCATATCCACCATGCTAAATTTATGACCAATATATTTAAACTAAACGACTATGAACTTCTTAGAAATACACTAAAATGGGTCTTAAGCAGCTATAGATCCAGAGGATTCAAAAGTAAATATTTTCATAAAGAAATAGAAACATGGATAAAAGTTATAAATGAAAACTTAGATTCAAATACTTCTTCGGAAATCATTAAAATCTATGAATGGCTAAAATCTACCCTAGATCATGTGGAAGAAGAGATCAGTGATAAGACAAACGAAATTGAATATCCTTTTGATTCTGATTGGGAGAAAAATAAAAATAAATTTTTTAATTTATTAATCAATGGAAATTCTTCAGAGGCTTTATCATTTTCAAAATCCATTGTTCACGATAAAGAATCACTGGAAGATTTTTACACAAAAATAATAACATATTCAATGTATGAAGTAGGGTTACTGTGGGAAAAAGGTTTGATTTCAGTAGCTCAAGAGCACCTTGCAACGTCTATTGTAATGAGAATTATGTCCTTTTTATATATGAATTTTATTTTAGTTGAAAATATAAAAGGAAAAGCCATAGTAACAGCTTCCTCTAATGAGTATCATGAAGTAGGTGCAAGAATAATATCAGATATTCTTGAATTAGATGGATGGAATGTTATTTATCTGGGAGCTAATGTTCCTAATGAAGAATTGATAAAAATAATTCATGAAGAAAAACCTGATTTTATAAGTATATCTGTTGCTATGGCTTTTAATATGAGTGGTGTAAAAGACTTAATCTCTCAAATAAGGTCCGATTCAAATTTAGATAATATGAAGATTTTATTAGGAGGATATGCATTTACATTTGGTAGAGAAGCTCAAAATAAAATAGAAGCAGATAAGATAGCTCTTAGCAGCTGCGAAACTGTAGAAACTGCAAGATTATGGTGGGATGATAAAAATGAAGTTAAATTTTAA